One Maribacter dokdonensis DSW-8 genomic region harbors:
- a CDS encoding polysaccharide biosynthesis/export family protein: MNNKVFLNRFLILLLLPLTFSCSKRNLGYFSNYGDEKLLTEDITLITTQPIIQPGDLLQITVSDNNPIAAAPFNKINFKEENNENASSNVQDGYLVDQNGIIDFPVIGRIKIGGQTKANAKISITNLLTNYLGNPIVSIRYLNYKVTVVGEVKNPSTFLVPSERINLIEALSMAGDLTIYGKRENVMVINESNGVRTVSHLDLNDKAILDSPNFYLKPNDIVYVEPVKARKDQSSLTRSNISLVLGVISAASLILLNINR; this comes from the coding sequence ATGAACAATAAAGTATTTTTAAATAGATTTTTAATTCTCCTTTTACTTCCCTTAACATTTTCCTGCTCTAAAAGAAATTTAGGGTACTTCAGTAATTATGGTGATGAAAAACTACTTACGGAAGATATTACTCTTATAACAACCCAGCCAATTATTCAACCGGGGGATCTTTTACAGATTACGGTAAGTGATAATAATCCTATCGCTGCTGCACCTTTTAATAAAATCAATTTTAAAGAAGAGAACAATGAAAACGCATCTTCAAACGTACAAGATGGATATTTAGTGGACCAAAACGGGATTATTGATTTCCCAGTGATAGGAAGAATAAAAATTGGCGGTCAAACTAAAGCAAACGCAAAAATAAGTATAACCAACCTTTTAACTAATTATCTAGGAAATCCTATTGTTTCTATTCGTTATTTAAATTATAAAGTTACAGTTGTTGGTGAAGTTAAAAATCCAAGTACTTTTTTGGTACCATCAGAACGAATCAATTTAATAGAAGCACTAAGTATGGCTGGTGATCTAACGATTTACGGTAAGCGCGAAAATGTAATGGTAATTAACGAGTCTAATGGTGTACGTACGGTTTCTCATTTAGATTTAAATGATAAAGCTATATTAGACTCCCCTAATTTTTATTTAAAACCTAATGATATCGTTTATGTTGAACCCGTCAAAGCAAGAAAAGATCAATCTAGCTTAACCCGGTCGAATATAAGTCTAGTATTAGGAGTCATATCTGCTGCATCATTAATCTTATTGAATATAAATAGGTAG
- a CDS encoding GumC family protein: MNESKNELFGSNDNNVADILKKYLKYWPLFAICIAICITSVFLYIRYKADTEYAILSTIFIKETTTGQSVNENQGFNNLGLIKTSHSIDDEMGILRSSGIMEKVISKLNLNVAYFLEGKIRDIEIYGADVPVNILVDETSDNLAFDLPIYIKTLTEDTYELKTEFQEKTIKSVHNFGDLVSESFGTVTITKKENTTFIEDGKPVYFLIKNKDRLVIDFLGRLGIAPSNKGGNLLNINFLSSSRQKGEDIVAGLIETYVEETIKYENEIAENTIQMIDDRLTKLSSEIDGVESNVENFKSRNVITDVASNANSYIGQANDYKNRISEYQSQINVLVYVEESLNTNSGDASISSSVAMNDGVLSNMVNNYNEALIEKKRLSQTTPSSNPVIVDLDSTLNNLRTSILQNVRSTKNGLVIAQRNLQSNANKYQAQIARVPSMERKLSDISREQSTKEGLFLYLLQKREEEILSMAAPVSSTRIVSLPKASLYPISPNKISLYLGGILLGLFLPFCIVFTKEMLDNKVSSLDQLTKLSLAPVLGEISKNKSKNNLVATERERTATAELFRLLRFNLEYLKKNDKNQTLMVTSSVKGEGKSFVSANLAISLAAAGEKVILLSFDLREPSLMPLFGLTEKPGITDFIVKKGMTIDEIIQTPTDIDNLSLIGSGIPMIEVGKLILNERIEVLFKELKTKYDRIVIDTAPIGKVSDGFALNSYIDSTIYVVRQSYTKNEYLKSLNNIYQNNKLRNTMVLLNDTTAGQTYGYGNKSS; the protein is encoded by the coding sequence ATGAATGAATCAAAAAATGAGCTATTTGGCTCGAATGATAATAATGTTGCCGATATTTTAAAAAAATATTTAAAATATTGGCCCTTATTTGCAATTTGTATTGCAATATGTATAACAAGTGTTTTCCTATACATTCGTTATAAAGCAGATACCGAATATGCCATCTTAAGCACTATATTCATAAAAGAAACCACAACTGGCCAAAGCGTAAATGAAAACCAAGGATTTAATAACCTAGGGCTAATTAAAACATCACACAGCATTGATGATGAAATGGGTATATTAAGGTCTTCGGGTATAATGGAAAAAGTCATTTCTAAATTAAATCTGAATGTTGCCTATTTTCTGGAAGGAAAAATACGTGATATAGAGATTTATGGAGCTGATGTACCTGTTAATATTCTGGTAGATGAAACATCAGACAACCTAGCTTTTGATCTTCCTATTTATATTAAAACTCTTACAGAAGACACTTATGAACTAAAAACTGAGTTTCAAGAGAAAACCATAAAATCTGTACATAATTTTGGAGATTTAGTATCAGAATCTTTTGGTACAGTGACTATAACCAAAAAAGAAAATACCACCTTTATAGAAGATGGCAAACCTGTATATTTTTTGATAAAAAATAAAGACCGATTAGTCATTGATTTTTTAGGAAGATTAGGTATTGCTCCATCAAACAAAGGAGGCAATTTGCTAAATATTAACTTTCTAAGTTCTTCCAGACAAAAAGGAGAAGACATTGTTGCTGGCTTAATCGAAACCTATGTAGAAGAAACAATTAAATATGAAAATGAGATTGCTGAAAATACCATTCAGATGATTGATGACCGCTTAACAAAACTCTCAAGTGAAATAGACGGTGTTGAAAGCAATGTCGAAAATTTCAAATCTAGAAATGTAATTACAGATGTTGCTAGTAATGCGAATAGTTATATAGGCCAGGCCAACGATTATAAAAATAGAATCTCAGAATATCAATCGCAGATCAATGTTTTAGTTTATGTTGAAGAATCATTAAATACTAATAGTGGAGATGCATCAATTAGCAGTTCTGTTGCCATGAATGATGGGGTATTAAGCAATATGGTCAATAATTACAATGAAGCATTGATAGAGAAGAAGCGATTATCACAAACAACTCCTTCCAGTAACCCAGTCATTGTAGATTTAGACTCCACTCTTAACAATTTACGTACTTCCATATTACAAAACGTACGAAGCACTAAAAACGGACTAGTAATTGCTCAACGCAATTTACAATCTAACGCAAATAAGTATCAAGCTCAAATAGCAAGGGTTCCTTCTATGGAACGCAAATTATCAGATATTAGTAGGGAGCAAAGTACCAAAGAAGGTCTTTTTCTATATCTTTTGCAAAAACGTGAAGAAGAAATACTATCCATGGCAGCTCCAGTCTCTTCTACCCGTATTGTAAGTTTACCTAAAGCTAGTTTATATCCAATAAGTCCAAATAAAATTTCCTTATACCTAGGTGGTATCCTACTAGGGTTGTTCTTGCCTTTCTGTATTGTCTTCACTAAGGAAATGTTAGATAATAAAGTGAGCTCCTTAGATCAATTAACAAAATTATCTTTAGCACCAGTTCTTGGTGAGATTTCTAAAAACAAATCAAAAAACAACCTAGTTGCAACGGAAAGAGAACGTACCGCTACCGCAGAACTATTTCGTTTACTTCGTTTCAATTTAGAATATTTAAAAAAGAATGACAAGAATCAAACCTTAATGGTCACCTCATCCGTTAAAGGGGAAGGTAAAAGTTTCGTATCTGCCAATTTAGCCATTTCTTTAGCTGCCGCAGGCGAAAAAGTTATCCTACTTTCCTTTGATTTACGAGAACCAAGCTTAATGCCATTATTTGGACTAACAGAGAAACCAGGTATAACCGATTTTATCGTAAAAAAAGGAATGACTATAGATGAAATCATACAAACCCCTACCGATATTGATAATTTAAGTCTAATTGGATCTGGAATTCCAATGATTGAAGTGGGTAAATTAATCTTAAATGAACGAATAGAAGTTTTGTTCAAAGAACTTAAAACCAAATACGATCGAATAGTTATAGATACCGCTCCTATCGGAAAAGTTTCCGACGGTTTTGCCTTAAATTCTTATATCGATAGTACAATTTATGTAGTAAGGCAGAGTTATACAAAAAACGAATATTTAAAATCATTGAACAATATATATCAAAATAACAAACTCCGTAATACTATGGTATTACTAAATGACACCACTGCCGGTCAAACTTATGGATATGGAAATAAATCAAGTTAA
- a CDS encoding lipopolysaccharide biosynthesis protein, with protein MNFFKKISEIISKYIPSPLRKAISQVLGAQFLLQLMGLGISVLMVRVLPKSEYGIYTVLMAVLGMLSVISGSGIMIGFKKIGGQVWNQNKALADLIKTTFSIRKYLILFAFLVVGTYAFLVFNRQNVPFYDSLFFIVTLLFMVIPNASIGIYSEGLRLQKIYAPVQLQSLISQGIRIIGIFVLFFFWKEYLTIKSILIITVIGLWVSLIYLKKKQNASLLISNSLIETPNVNIEYRNTLIKFIKLNWHNSIFFAFKDQISIFIIGIYGSKASLADLGAITRYSMVFLVIVALITNILGPTFGRCNKKQRLKQITLFTLISYLFFFVFVIIMVVLFSDQLLWLLGSKYEGLNKELLLVFISSLLLLGVQIVSALNSSKGWIKYSPLLEIPLGIIGIITSIIVFDLSTVTGALYLSIVSMTIMLLMHIANFIFGYKHFKEITSFS; from the coding sequence TTGAATTTTTTTAAAAAAATAAGTGAGATAATTTCTAAATACATTCCATCTCCACTAAGAAAAGCTATCAGTCAAGTATTGGGAGCTCAATTTTTATTGCAACTTATGGGTCTGGGTATAAGTGTTCTCATGGTTAGGGTTCTACCAAAGTCAGAATATGGTATTTATACTGTACTTATGGCCGTTTTAGGGATGCTAAGTGTCATATCCGGTTCTGGTATAATGATTGGTTTCAAAAAAATAGGTGGTCAGGTTTGGAATCAAAATAAAGCTTTAGCTGATCTAATTAAAACTACTTTTTCAATTCGGAAATATTTAATTCTATTTGCCTTTTTGGTTGTTGGAACTTATGCATTTTTAGTTTTCAATAGACAGAATGTTCCATTTTACGACAGTTTATTTTTTATTGTCACATTACTTTTTATGGTGATACCAAATGCCAGTATCGGAATTTATTCAGAAGGCTTAAGGCTACAGAAAATATATGCTCCGGTACAATTACAATCACTCATTAGCCAAGGTATAAGAATAATAGGCATTTTTGTTTTATTTTTTTTTTGGAAAGAATATTTAACTATCAAAAGTATCTTGATCATTACCGTAATTGGTCTGTGGGTATCCTTGATTTACCTAAAGAAAAAACAAAATGCTAGTTTATTAATTAGTAATTCGCTTATAGAAACACCTAATGTAAATATTGAATATAGAAATACATTAATAAAATTTATAAAATTAAATTGGCACAATTCAATATTCTTTGCCTTCAAAGACCAAATCTCTATTTTCATAATCGGTATTTATGGCTCAAAGGCAAGTTTAGCAGACTTAGGGGCTATTACAAGATATTCAATGGTTTTTTTGGTAATTGTTGCACTTATTACCAATATTTTAGGACCAACATTTGGTAGGTGCAATAAAAAACAAAGGTTAAAACAGATAACCTTATTCACCTTAATTAGTTATTTATTCTTCTTCGTTTTTGTAATAATTATGGTTGTTCTTTTTTCAGACCAATTACTATGGCTTTTAGGATCAAAATATGAAGGGTTAAATAAAGAATTACTTTTGGTATTTATTTCTAGTTTATTATTACTCGGTGTACAAATTGTTAGCGCACTAAACAGCTCAAAAGGATGGATTAAATATTCTCCACTATTAGAAATACCACTTGGCATTATTGGTATTATTACAAGCATCATCGTATTTGATTTGAGTACTGTTACAGGTGCTCTATATCTGTCGATTGTTTCTATGACAATAATGCTTTTAATGCATATTGCAAATTTTATATTTGGCTATAAACATTTCAAAGAAATAACAAGTTTTTCATAA
- a CDS encoding glycosyltransferase family 2 protein produces the protein MNISVVVPTYKRTKDFIRALMSLQNQVRPVDELIVVIGPGDTDTIIAVDNFEFNINKVKILKAKKPSLIHSLNLALRNVEGDIICLLDDDVWLPLDWSKKIEKAYKENKQMGAYGGRDHLQSENKALASPSPAITVGTFLANGTASGNHHCGSVKSPAVVDVLKGVNLSFRKSAFSKLEIDTQLESKGAEICSEIDICQSIQKNNFTVVYDNDNYLLHFASPRPSYDNREIFFQSIEKNRIFNKSYVYGKYRPLSEIFLFTIRQTIIGNKLQPGIVWSLILLTRTKKMKALVFPFSLYKYMVKGLVKGRRNYYTQNTQKKIT, from the coding sequence ATGAATATTTCTGTAGTTGTACCAACCTATAAACGTACTAAAGATTTTATTAGAGCTTTAATGTCATTACAGAATCAAGTAAGACCAGTTGATGAATTGATTGTTGTCATTGGGCCTGGTGATACCGATACTATTATAGCTGTAGACAATTTCGAATTTAATATCAATAAAGTTAAAATTTTAAAAGCCAAAAAACCAAGTTTAATACACTCATTAAATTTAGCCCTTAGAAATGTAGAAGGAGATATTATTTGTTTACTAGATGATGATGTTTGGTTACCTCTAGACTGGTCCAAAAAAATTGAAAAAGCTTATAAAGAGAATAAACAAATGGGAGCTTATGGCGGAAGAGACCATTTACAATCTGAAAACAAAGCTTTAGCTAGCCCATCACCTGCAATTACAGTAGGAACTTTTCTTGCGAATGGAACTGCATCAGGAAATCATCATTGTGGTTCAGTAAAATCCCCTGCAGTTGTTGATGTTTTAAAAGGTGTTAATCTGTCATTCAGAAAATCAGCCTTTAGCAAACTAGAAATAGATACTCAGTTAGAAAGTAAAGGTGCAGAAATATGCTCTGAAATTGATATCTGTCAAAGTATTCAAAAGAATAACTTTACCGTAGTTTACGATAATGATAATTATCTTTTGCATTTTGCATCCCCACGACCTAGTTATGATAATCGTGAAATATTTTTTCAATCCATTGAGAAAAATAGAATATTTAACAAATCATATGTTTATGGAAAATATAGACCATTATCTGAAATATTCTTATTTACCATAAGACAAACAATCATTGGCAATAAATTACAACCAGGAATTGTTTGGTCTTTAATTCTGTTAACTAGAACTAAAAAAATGAAAGCACTAGTATTTCCTTTTAGTCTTTACAAATACATGGTTAAAGGATTGGTAAAAGGCAGAAGAAATTATTATACACAGAATACCCAAAAAAAAATAACTTAA
- a CDS encoding acyltransferase: MENKVIQKSFFVFKFRLISSATSSLRKIYYRTKGMTIKKGTNLPKIFITWPHQVYIGANCKLEHHIYFRFDGIWKPGKAIQIEDNTFIGSGTEFNITKGIKIGKNCLIASGSRFIDHDHGYDTRSVLMNISRTGKEATIKIGEDVWLGCNVVVLKGVQIGNGAIVAAGAVVNKSIPKYEIWGGVPARKIGVRPL; this comes from the coding sequence ATGGAAAATAAAGTTATCCAAAAATCATTCTTCGTTTTTAAATTTAGACTCATAAGTAGTGCTACCTCGTCTTTAAGAAAAATTTATTATAGAACTAAAGGGATGACCATTAAAAAAGGGACAAATCTTCCGAAAATTTTTATAACATGGCCACACCAAGTGTATATTGGTGCAAATTGTAAACTTGAGCATCACATTTATTTTAGATTTGACGGTATTTGGAAACCTGGTAAAGCTATCCAAATTGAAGACAATACTTTCATAGGTTCAGGCACGGAATTTAATATAACTAAAGGAATTAAAATTGGAAAAAATTGTTTGATAGCCTCAGGTTCTAGATTCATTGATCATGATCACGGTTACGACACTAGATCAGTCCTTATGAATATTTCAAGAACTGGAAAAGAAGCTACTATAAAAATTGGTGAAGATGTATGGCTAGGTTGTAACGTTGTAGTTTTAAAAGGGGTTCAAATTGGTAATGGGGCCATAGTTGCAGCCGGTGCAGTTGTTAATAAATCCATACCAAAATATGAAATTTGGGGCGGAGTTCCAGCAAGAAAAATTGGAGTAAGACCTTTATAA
- a CDS encoding glycosyltransferase family 4 protein encodes MKIIVSHPTSNQVNRAMLKGLYKANQLQSFYTSVATFPNDSLDRLSGLKPFSELKKRQFASELQNMTHTYPYKELMRMVLPKIGMNSFTAEEKSKFSIYSAYQYFDKMVAKQLLIEQNKGATALYAYEDGAYHSFLRAKELGVKCMYDQPIGYWRVAHRILQKERELWPEWEATIPGLNDSEEKLLNKDNELQLADCVFAASTFTANSLKEYPGELKQIKVIPFGFPEIKTNKQFKNISPNSKIRLLFVGGLSQRKGIANLFTAVNKFKNQIELTIVGRKLNENCEVLNKELKKHNYISSLPFQKVLELMGQNDVFVFPSLFEGFGMVITEAMSQGLPVITTINTAGGDLIEHGKNGWLVQPGDTDGLIDMLQELIQNPEQITVVAKEAIKTAEARPWFKYSKEVANTLTKLK; translated from the coding sequence ATGAAAATAATTGTCTCACACCCTACAAGTAACCAAGTCAACAGAGCTATGTTAAAAGGTCTTTATAAAGCTAATCAACTACAAAGCTTTTACACCTCTGTAGCAACTTTCCCAAACGATTCTTTAGATAGGTTAAGTGGACTAAAACCTTTTTCAGAATTAAAAAAAAGGCAGTTTGCAAGTGAACTTCAAAATATGACGCATACTTATCCATATAAAGAACTAATGCGTATGGTGTTGCCAAAAATTGGAATGAACAGCTTTACTGCTGAAGAAAAATCTAAATTTTCTATATATAGTGCGTATCAATATTTTGACAAAATGGTAGCTAAACAACTATTGATAGAACAAAATAAAGGTGCCACTGCACTTTATGCCTATGAAGATGGTGCATACCATTCATTTTTGAGAGCAAAAGAATTGGGTGTAAAATGTATGTATGATCAACCTATAGGCTATTGGCGAGTTGCACATCGTATACTACAAAAAGAACGTGAATTATGGCCGGAATGGGAAGCCACTATACCTGGCCTAAATGACTCAGAAGAAAAGTTATTAAATAAGGATAACGAATTACAATTAGCGGATTGCGTATTTGCCGCTAGTACTTTTACCGCTAACTCATTAAAAGAGTATCCTGGAGAATTAAAACAAATTAAAGTAATACCTTTTGGCTTTCCCGAAATTAAAACCAACAAACAATTCAAAAACATTTCACCTAATAGTAAGATTCGCCTTTTATTTGTAGGTGGACTATCTCAACGAAAAGGAATTGCAAATTTATTTACAGCAGTAAACAAATTTAAAAATCAAATAGAATTAACAATCGTAGGTAGAAAGCTTAACGAAAATTGCGAAGTATTAAATAAAGAGCTTAAAAAACATAATTATATTTCCAGTCTACCTTTCCAAAAAGTTTTGGAATTAATGGGGCAAAATGATGTTTTTGTATTCCCATCACTTTTTGAAGGTTTTGGTATGGTAATAACTGAGGCCATGTCACAAGGTTTACCGGTTATAACTACCATAAACACGGCTGGTGGAGATTTAATAGAACATGGTAAAAACGGATGGCTAGTACAACCTGGCGACACCGACGGCTTAATTGATATGCTACAAGAATTAATTCAGAACCCCGAACAAATTACAGTTGTTGCAAAAGAAGCTATAAAAACGGCAGAGGCAAGACCATGGTTTAAGTATTCAAAAGAAGTAGCAAATACTTTGACCAAATTAAAGTAA